From Proteus vulgaris:
AAAGCGTAATTCAGTGACTGAATCATTAGAGCAAGGCCGTGAGCGTGTGGGTTATTACGGATTTAACAGCCCTGAAACGCGCGTCTTTGGTTTGATGAATGAGCCTAACTTGCCTGCCTATGAAACAGCAAAAGGCAAATGGAAAGGCGGAACATTTGCAGATATTACTGCTGATATTACCGATATGTTCTCGCGTATTGAAACGAGTTCTGGCGGTATTATCAAAGATGATACGCCAATCACCTTAACATTGCCGTTGGGCTTTCGATCTGCACTGAATGTGGCTAATCCGGTGGCTCGAGGTGAAACAGTCAAACAATGGATAAATGAAAACTATCCAAATATGCGTCTGGTTTTCTCTCCTGAATTTGTTGGCGCAAATGGTGGGGCTGATGTGGCCTATATGTTCGCAGATAGCATTGATGATGGTTCAACAGCAACCAGTGCGGTGATCCTGCAAGTTGTACCTGTGAAATACCAGTTATTAGGTTCACTCAACCAAATTAAAGGGTATATGGAAGATGCAACCAATGCGACTGCAGGTGTGTTTGTAACTCGTCCGTGGGCGGTGACACGCTTAACTGGCATTTAATCTTACCACTTCTCTTTTTGCGCCCTCATTTGAGGGCTTTTTTATATCTAAACAATAGGAGAGCACTCCATGCCTCTTTACGCATATTGCACATTATCAAATGACCAGAACTATACCGTGAGAGACGGGAAAGTGTTTATTGCCGGTCAAGCTAATGTGATGACCAAACACATGTATACACCGCGTGGCCGTGTGACGGAAATTTCTGACGAGCAATATAAACAGCTCAAAGAAAATCACGTTTTTAATCTTCATTGTGAGAATGGCTTTATTGCCGTTGAGCATCGCAAAGAAGATCCCGAAAAAGTTGCCACTGATATGGAAGCTAGCGACCAATCAGCTCCTGACACTCCTGAATCGTTAGAAGCTGAAAAGTTAGACGTTCCTAAAGCTAACAAAAAAGGTAAATGATTATGGATACGAGCACATTCCCTTTAACGTCATTCCGTGTGCTCTATCCGCAGTTTAACTCTGTGGGTGATGATGAAATATTTATCATTGCTCAATCTGCGTTGAACTATTTCTCTGCCTGTAAGGGTGTT
This genomic window contains:
- a CDS encoding major capsid family protein, with translation MPVSNIKFHMSGRDVKKHGQLNINPDQKWTYGELAQIGFGGFSAMDSAISGGAMQGGLIQREMLQHVLPGVIRTATRVRVLDEITGIVNAGEWHDEEIILNVATPTGKAELYGDHTNVPLASYAQDQERRGLVRFELGFQVGKLEEARQSSAGFVAMEEKRNSVTESLEQGRERVGYYGFNSPETRVFGLMNEPNLPAYETAKGKWKGGTFADITADITDMFSRIETSSGGIIKDDTPITLTLPLGFRSALNVANPVARGETVKQWINENYPNMRLVFSPEFVGANGGADVAYMFADSIDDGSTATSAVILQVVPVKYQLLGSLNQIKGYMEDATNATAGVFVTRPWAVTRLTGI